AATTCTCAAATACAATAATTAGTTATATTTCTTCACATATGATTGAGAAAAGTACTACTCGGTTTATAAACAACAAGTGTTAGAGACGAAATTGACTGGGTCCAACCCATTATAaacctatcactaataataagggaagagataaaAGTCAAGATATAAGGTAGGGAATAGATAAATCAAAAGCAGTTGACTCAAACTTCTGAAAGAAAAAGACTTCACAAGGCAAGTTGGATTCAATCActcaaaggaagaaaatagaTCTCCATAAAATGAGGAGAAATGAAGGGGACTCTCCACAAACTCTCTATGTACAAACTCCACTACATATAGCGACTCCACCAAATCTTTCTCAAGGGAGGCATCGTCTTTAAcccattgttttaaatattgtacCGTACCGGCCATTGGTCCGGTACaggtattacatatattttgtaCTGGCCCAAATACCGATCGTACCAGCCGATATTTCGACCTGTACCAGCCTGTATTTCAACCCACACCGACCGATATTCAGcctttaatttcttctttttttttttcaaactataagctcattttttgacccccaatttagactaaactatttataatttatatatatgtatttatatataatttattcatatatagactattattttgaaatataatttatatatatttatatatataatttattcatatatcgactatcttgAAATGGTACACGAAACGATattgatatcgaaatatttcgttccagtgccttgaccgatacggtattcaaaactttgcttTAACCTCTTAAAACCCAAGATTTCTCAATTGTATTGAGCGATATGTAAGGCCATGAGAGATTGTCAAATCATCTATCATAGTGGATTTCCCTCAAACAACTCGTGGATGTAGGTTTTTATACCGAACCATATAAATTCATGcgtttctctttatttatttttatttggttatttattattattttatagatgaacGTGAAGAGCACCGTATCGACGCCTGAATCACCATTGTAGGCTGGGGATAATTCATTCTTACCTTCCGATCTATTATGCGAATCTAGACATTAACAACAAGAAAATGTCTATGTTTTGATTAATCaagttttttcttaaaaatttattaaattgctaacAATGTTTTTATTTAGGAGTTGAGTTTTTCAGGGTTTGTCAAAATAATAGAATCCTTGCCAAATATGTTTGATAGGATCTTTGAGATGTATTTTTATAAGGCTTTGTAAAAGTAGTGGAACTATTTAaagtatatgtgtgtgtgtgttttggatttttttgaaaGCTGctttggattatatatatatatatatatatatatatattaggctGAAAGTCGCATGCAAAACATGTTTACCTAATTGGGTGAAACAAATCACtatttaaagataataaaaaatttttgcaaaaaaattataaataaagtataataattacatgtttggatatataagaaaataaaaagattagttCAAAATACACTATAGTTTAATACAAGTTGGAGTAGAGTAACATAGAcaaatgagataatataaaatttttatcgaTTCCTAATCTAATTGCAATTAGCTTAGCTAATTGCTAGGATCCTATTGcatataaaagggaaaaaaaaaaagactttgcTATAGTAAAGGAatcaaagaaaagagaagggaaaCTTACTGGCATATAAATGAGAAACCGagataataatacaaaatattacGATAGTCAGACAACACAAACAtgataataatacaaaatttgTCTTGAAAAAAGGacttgaagaagaaaggaagagaccTTGAGTGAAGGGGAAGATTCCGGACCAGCAAAGCAGGAGCAGGGGAGTGATTGTTTGTAGGATCTGCATTAAAACATATACTAAATTAACGTTCTGTCCTTTGTATAAGCATATACTATATTAAGATCACTTAAGCTGCAAATAAGAAAATACTTATCTAAAGAGAATGCAAGCAACAAAATCTAATGTTCTATTTATGTTAATAATTTACctgccaaaaaaataatatatatttttgtattgtttcactatatatattggCAAGTATGATAAGATACTGCCATAGATAACATaaataacataataacatgAGAGGAATACCTTGTAGTGTGTCAATAAGCTATTCCAAACCTGAGAGAAGTGGAGCATTAGAAATAAGACATACATGAATTGCATGTTTGAAGTTTATATAACAGCCTATATTCAAAAGAATGAAATCAACAAGagaaattcaaagaattatTAGAATACCAAAAAACCACATGAACTAATTAGAGTCAAACTAGATCAcaccaaaaaaagaaactaagTGAATAAAGTTTGAGTCAGTGTTTTGAACACagaaagaacaagaacaaaataaataaataaaataaacaaaattcgAAGCTCGATTCTTGCAAGCATGAACCAGACCATTGTATATTAGGGAAAGAGGGAAAAACAAACAATGGGTATATTTAGCATAGTAGTCATGACATCATGGTAAACACAGGAGTAGCACTGGCCTTGCCATTTGTGTGATGGGTCAAGAGGTGAAAGTGCGAAATGCTGCTGGGGTAGATCTCAATTCTataaaaagtgaaagaaaatggTTGTATTTATACTGTCCTAATTCCTAAATTTATGGTGACAATGAAACCCCCTAAATCAAGCTTtgtcaaatataaaaacatattgcAGGAAATCACAGGCAAATATTGCACCTAATACCTTCATCATCAACCTTTCCTGCTACATATTAAACTTGTCAAAACATAGAAGAGCAATAAGATATTCCAGAACAGGTTATAATCTTACAGAGTTAGGTTCATTCTCTTAACTACCCAACTACAAACATCGAAACAATCAATTTACAAAAACACATGAAAGTTCTGAATTATGGCATGTAACTTTGAGTCCCACATACATATTGTACAAACCACTTGAGTGAAAAATGAGACTTGTCCAGTAACAAAAAGAAGTGGGGTAAATAGAGATTTACTCACACATATAACTTGCAATACAATATAAGCGACAGAAATGGTTGTATCAAGCAAATCTCACCCTCAAGAGCAAAAAACCTATAGAGGATCCCATTGCTTGCATAACATCAACAACAGAGGAAATGACAGCCATCAAAGATTCGATATCTGCCTGTAAAAGTAAAGAGCTAAAAATGCACCAATTATGCCATATAGATTTGAAGCTGGAAAACAAACTTTTAGATGGAAGCATctttaacaaaatatacaattccaacaaaatatataaaagaaaaataacatagcaatttctcaaaatatacaaatccaaccaatatagaaaaaaaaataatatagcaaCTTCTTTTActccaacaagaaaaaaaattttaaaaacatcttTTTTCTTCATACCCAGAAGAATTTCTACCACAACATACAACCTCAAAGCAGCATAAACTTCAAACCAAAGAGTCCAAATCTCCTGCAAAAAGTAATAACTATctgttaatttaaaaaataagaacataaaCATATTAGAGAACACCAATTATTGTCCAATGTTTTAGTCGTGCGTGGAGAGGAAGGAAAAGGGGCTGAGTAGGTGATAGAGTGACAATAATGTATTAAATAAGCATAAAGTTGAGTCAATTTTGGACCAAAATTACGTTACATGCTAGTTTAAtacattaaaaagaaagaaggaaagttTGATGCAtgacttaaaaaaagaaaaagaaaagagtcttTACACGAGGACACTGACATCTTTCtgcctctctcattctctctttgtTTGCTTTTCCAGCCCTAGCCTCCAATGATGAACCGCACAGAACAGGAGGGGATAACCAACTCATGGAATATTCGGGAAAGAAAGTGGAGCAGAGGTTGGTGCGGGAGCATAAGAAGGGGAACGATTCGTGTGAAAGGGGGGTCTTTTGGGGGACAGAGCAGATTTCGGAAAAATTCTGGTTGTGCTGTGTTTTCCCCGCTGAACATAATTGGatgatgctttattttttttcctctctttggTTGTTCACCAACACACCATGTGtgagtaaattttttaaaacttaggCTCGAGATTTCTTTGAGCGGTTTGAGTTTCTTAGGGTTTGTGATTTCTATTGTGCTTCGCAAGTAGTATCCAGAAAGTTTTCTTATCAGCTATTATTTGATGCCATTCTAGAGTTCACTTAACTATCATTGATCCATCGTTGACTGAAGGGCACAATGTATTTTTGGTTCGTGTGAGACTTTGGTTTTGTTAGCACACCTAACGATAGTTTGATGTCAATTTACTGGAGGTATTTCATAGTTTATTTTGAGCgtgaatcatatatattaacagACATTTGTTCATTACCAAAATGATGTTTGAAGGAAATTAACAGACATTAGGAACCCGCAGCCTAAGTGTTTGACAAAAAGTCCCTTAGATATCGAAAatgttgttttagttttttttattttattgaatctGCAAAGACCAAGGGTTTTTGAAAGACTTTCCAAAAAGATTTAGTAGAATAGAAGCATTGTTCAAGTAGAAGGGTAAGGAAGATTAAAtcacatcatctcatctcattgcaTACTAGGTCAAACTCAATAGTCTAAAGGCTGGTCTTcgcctttttcttttcatcacCACTCTCTCTAAGTTTGAATAAATAAGCATCCTCATTTTAAACACCACAACTCAGTTCTTTGAAAAGCTTTAATCCCTGTGAAATCGACCTTGGTACTCTTCCTAGAAACAACTACATATCTTCTGCACTTGGGAGACACTTTAATTGAAGAGACAGTAGGGAGTTGGGTCACGACGGAGGGGAGCCGATCCACTACCCATAATCACAGAGACATTAATTATGAGAATACCTGGAAATGAGGATAGATGACTCCTTTCTCGAGTTGGACGGAACCCAAATACTTCAAAGGGTTATTAGCCACCACCATCTatcctttctccctcacttgAGTTGCTGACTTGCATGTCTTCGatcatttatatatcaaaatagtGGGTGCTCAATTAAATATAACTTGTTtaacagctagctagcattaATGGCATGCGTGCATATAGTTCTAGATCACTACAAAATTGTTGTGCAAATTCATGAAATACTTGGATCTGgttgttcaaatattttatcaGACAAAGAAATAAGTTTCTTCCACCTTTAAAAAATACTCACCATTTGGTACAGTGGAGCCGCTACCACAACACGGAGGCCAGTGATGTTGCTGAGAGctgagaaagaggaagagagaaacagagagtgAGATACGGAGAGGGAGAGGCTGTCGGAGAGAGATCTACAGAAAGGAGCTTACCGGCATGAGGCGGCCGCCTGGTGGTGGAGCTGGAAATTGCTTAGGTTGTGACCTAGATGATAGaaacagagggagagagaggcatTGCGGCTGGGTCTCACCGCTTCAATGGTTTGGGGGGTTGCGTCTGGCGGTGCTGCTGCTATGGGTGGCTAAGTTGCTGGTAGGAGGCGACGCACGACGTCGCTGGTGGCGAAAAGGAGAGAAATCGAGGAGTGAAAGAGCTATGAGATGAGGGGGCTTGCATCTGGTGGCTGGAGGCGACACACGATGTTGCTAGGGGCCGCTGTGCACTGTGGTTGTTGACGGTGGCAAGGGCTGTg
This genomic interval from Juglans regia cultivar Chandler chromosome 3, Walnut 2.0, whole genome shotgun sequence contains the following:
- the LOC108994917 gene encoding uncharacterized protein LOC108994917, coding for MEIWTLWFEVYAALRLYVVVEILLGMKKKDVFKIFFLVGVKEVAILFFFLYWLDLYILRNCYVIFLLYILLELYILLKMLPSKSLFSSFKSIWHNWCIFSSLLLQADIESLMAVISSVVDVMQAMGSSIGFLLLRVWNSLLTHYKILQTITPLLLLCWSGIFPFTQGLFLSSSSPFFKTNFVLLSCLCCLTIVIFCIIISVSHLYASKFPFSFL